The genomic window GGTCGCCGGACTGCTCAGGGACGAGGACCGCATCGTGTCCTCGGCCCATGTCATCGAGGCGGTCCGGCTCGCGGGGACGCTCGCCGCGATGCGCGGCAGACCGCTCGCCGGACTGGGCGAGACGACCGACGCCGTACGGGCCGTCATGTGCGACGGCTCCGATGTGCCGCTCGAGCTGATCCGGGACCGGCTGATCACCGGCGATGTGCTCGGTGAAGTGCCCGAGGCGGCCCCGGCCGTTCCGCTCCAGCGCGACCTGGCGCGCGTTCAGCGCACCCTGCGGCTCAAACCGGAGCTGCTGGAGCGCGAGACGGAGCTCGATCTGCGCAAGGAGACCGACGCGGCACGCAGCCGGCTGCTGCACCGGCTGCGGCTGCTCGGCGTGGGCTGGGGCACCCCGGCGGCGGGCCGCGGCTCGACCGGCACGTTCCGGGAGACCTGGCGGCTGCGCTGGGAGCCCGAGCTGTACGTGAAGGTCGCCGAGTCCGGCGTCTGGGGCACCACGGTGCACTCGGCCGCCACCGCCAAGGCGGAGTCGGAGGCCGCGTCGGCGACCGCGCTCGCCGATGTCACCGCGCTCGCGGAGCGCTGCCTCCTGGCCGGACTGCCCGATGCGCTCCCCGTCGTGATGAAGGCCCTCGCCGACCGGGCCGCCCTCGACGCCGACGTCGGCCACCTGGCCCAGGCGCTGCCCGCGCTCGCCCGCTCCCTGCGGTACGGGGATGTGCGCGCCACAGACACCGCGGCGCTCGGCGAGGTCGCGGCCGGGCTCGCCCAGCGGATATGCGTCGGCCTTCCGCCCGCCTGCACCGGGCTCGACGCCGACGGCGCCGCCGCGATGCGCGGCCACCTCGACGGTGTGCACACCGCGATCGGCCTGCTGCCCGGGGCCGCGGAGCTGAGCGGGCGCTGGGCGGACGTCCTGCGCAGGCTCGCGCTCAGGGACACAGTGCCCGGGGTGATTCGCGGCCGCGCGGCCCGGCTGCTGCTGGACGACGGCCGGCTCGCCGACGACGAGGCCGCGCGGCTCGTGAGCCTCGCGCTCTCGCCCGGCACCCCGCCCGCCGACGCCGCCGCCTGGATCGAGGGTTTCGTCGGTGGCGCGTCGGGAGGCGGCATGCTCCTGGTCCACGACGAGCGTTTGCTCGGCCTCGTCGACGCCTGGCTGACGTCCGTGCCCGCGGAGGCGCTCACGGACGTGCTGCCGCTGCTGCGGCGCACGTTCTCCGCGTACGAGCCGGGTGTGCGGCGGACGTTGGGGGAGCTGGTGCGGCGCGGCCCGGTGGCAACGGGCGGGGGAGTGCCGGAGGGAGAGGCCGGTGCGCCCGGATTCGGTGCCGGACTCGACGAGGAGCGGGCCGACGCGGTGTTGCCCGTGCTGAGGCTGATCCTGGAGGGGGACCACGAATGACGACGGCGCGGACGACGACGGCGCAGGCGACGACGGCGCAGACGACGACGGCGCTGACGACGGCGGGCTCCGTGGCGGGTCCCGTGGCGGACGCCGCCGACGAGCGGCTGCGGCGCTGGCGGCTCGTGCTCGGCGGGGAAGCCTGGAGGTCCCCCCAGGCCGAAGGCTCTGGGGGAGGTACGGGGTGCGCCCTGACCGGCACGGACGCGGCGATGGACGGCGCGCTCGGCGCGCTCTACGGCACGGGGAGCGGTCAGGAGCGGACGTACGGGAAGCGTTCGGCCGGGCTCGAAGGCTCCGCGCCGAGCGTGGCGCGCTGGCTCGGCGACATCCGGAGGTACTTCCCGAGCTCCGTCGTCCAGGTCATGCAGCGGGACGCGATCGACCGGCTCGGCCTCAGCACCCTGCTGCTGGAGCCGGAGATGCTCGAGGCCGTCGAGGCGGACGTCCATCTCGTCGGCACGCTGCTCTCGCTCAACAAGGCGATGCCCGAGACGACGAAGGAGACCGCACGGGCCGTCGTCCGGAAGGTCGTCGAGGACCTGGAGAGGCGCCTGGCCACCCGCACCCGTGCCACGCTCACCGGGGCGCTGGACCGCAGCGCCCGGATCAGCCGCCCGCGCCACCACGACATCGACTGGGACCGCACGATCCGTGCGAACCTGAAGAACTACCTCCCGGAGTACCGCACGATCGTGCCCGAGCGGTTGATCGGCTACGGCCGCGCCGCGCAGACGGTGAAGAAGGACGTCGTCCTGTGCATCGACCAGTCGGGCTCGATGGCGGCGTCGGTGGTGTACGCGTCGGTCTTCGGCGCGGTGCTCGCCTCCATGCGGTCGATCGCGACCCGCCTCGTCGTCTTCGACACGGCGGTCGTGGACCTGACGGACCAGCTGGACGACCCCGTGGACGTCCTGTTCGGCACCCAGCTCGGCGGCGGTACGGACATCAACCGGGCGATCGCCTACTGCCAGTCGCAGATCACCCGGCCCGCCGACACCGTCGTCGTGCTGATCAGCGACCTCTACGAAGGCGGTATACGCGACGAGATGCTCAAACGCGTCGCGGCGATGAAGGCGTCGGGCGTGCAGTTCGTCGCGCTCCTCGCGCTCTCCGACGAGGGCGCGCCGGCGTACGACCGCGAGCACGCGGCGGCGCTGGCGGCCCTGGGCGCACCGGCGTTCGCGTGCACCCCCGACCTCTTCCCGGAGATCATGGCGGCGGCGATCGAGAAGCGGCCGCTGCCGGTGCCGGCGGAGGGGTGAGGCGCGGGGCCGGCGGAGGGGTCCCGGCCGTCCGGCCGCTGGGCATACCGGACATGGTGACCCATCAGTAACAAGGGGCTTGCACGAACCGGGGAGGTTCGTGCGAGCATCGTCCCCCGTGCCCCCGGAGGGGCGTGTTCCGCGACTGGGAGGGCTCGTCCCGCTTTGACTTTCACCGCTGTTCGTCCCGCAGCCGCCGTGCGCCTCGCGCGCGGGGCGGCCGGGCGGTATGCGGTGCGCGCGGCGCAGATGCTGCTGTTCGTCGGCGGGTTGATGGTGCTGGGGTTCGTCCTCGGCGGTCAGGCGCAGGCAGCGGAGCGACCGGGTGCGGCTGCGGTGGAGCGAGTGCCCGACACCGGCCGGACCGCCGAGTCCGCCGAGCCCACAGCCTCAAGGGCCGCCGGGCACGCTTCCCGGCTCTCCGAGCACTCCGCGGGCCCCGACCCCTCCAGGCCGGTCGAGTCGGCCGAGTCGGCCGGTGGCGCCGTCGCGAAGCACGTGGTCGAGCCCGTCGTGCACAGCGTCGTCGAGCCTGTCGAGCAGGCGGTCGAGGGCGCGGTCCAGGGCGTGGGCCGCGGCGTCGAACAGGCCCTGCCCGAAGGCCCGTTGCCCGCGCCGTCCCTGCCCGAGCGGCCCGGTGCCGGAATACCCGTGCCCGTTCCCTCTTCCCCGGCGGATCCTGCACCGGGACCGGCGGCAACCCCCGGACAGGACCTGCCACAGACCGCCACCGCCCCGGCCGCCGGCCACGGTGACGACCCGCGCGCAGCCGGGTCCGCGGGGACGCAGGCGTACGACAGCACGTATGCGGGCTCCGCGGTGGCGGTGCACCGCACGCGCGTCGGTCCGGCGCTCGGCGGAGGGCTCCCGCTCGCGCCGCCCGGCCGTGCGCCCGCCGCGCCTGGCGGCTGCGCCGTGGCGCAGACCGCCGGTGACGGACACACGCACCGCGGCGAGCTGCAGGGGGCGTTGTCCCAGGACGCCGTGGAGCACGGGCTCCTGCCCGGACCCCGGCAGCCGGTCACCGGCACCGCGGTGCGCGAGCGCCACCGCGACATTCTCGAATTCCCCGGATAGGGCAGGCCGTTCCCTCGCCTGAGACCTGCCGCGCGGGGGCGGAGCAGGTCTGCCCGAACCCTCGGAATTCAAAGGAATCACCCGAACATGAACAAGAACATCCGTCGTTCCATAGCCGTCGCCGCCGGTGCCGCCGGGATGTGGGCCATCGGTACCGCCGCCGCCAGCGCCGACGAGCTTCCCTCGCTCTCCCTCTCCACTCCCGACAAGCCCGTCGACACGGCCCTCGACAAGGCTCTCGACGCGGTCGAGGACGCTGCGCACGTCACCGCGCAGACGACCGCGACCACCGGCCGGGTCACCGCTCAGGACACCGCGCAGACCACGGCCCAGCACATCGTCGAGGACGTCACCCACGAGCAGGCCCGGCCCGTCGCCGATCAGGCCCACCGGCACGCCGAGGCCACGATCGGCGGGGTCACGGGCGCCGCCGAGCACACCGCCGCCCAGGCCACCGGCGAGATCGACTACCTCTTTGGCCCGCTCTGCGACTTCGCTCCCGAACTCGTGGAGCAGACCCCCGGCCACATGGCCCCGATCGTCGACGAGACGGCTCAGGACGTGCTGCCGCCGGTCGTCGGCCGGGCAGTCGCCGGTGCCGTCCCGGTCGCGGGCCAGGCCGTCGGTGACGCCGGCGGCCTCGCCACCGGTGTCGTCGGCGACGTGGCGCCCTTCGCGGGCGGCGTCGTGGGCGGCGTCCCTCCGTTCGCCGACGGCGTGGTCGCCGAGGTCGGGCCCTTCGCGGGCGGCGTCGCCGGCTCGGTCCGGCCGCTGGTCGACACCGTCGTCGACCACGTCGAGCCGGTCGTGTACGGGGTCGGCGGCAGCGCCGGCACGCTCGCGCACGGTGTCGTCGCGGACGTGCGGCCGTTCACCGGAGGTGTCGTCTCCGAGGTGCGGCCGTTCGCGCAGGACCTGACGGGCACGGTCACGGAGTCCCCGGTCGCGGGGAACGCCGTCTCCGGTGTCCAGGACGTGGCGTACGCGGTCACTCCGAGCTACGTCGACGGCCTGGGCGGGCACCTCACCCAGGGCATCTGACGCAGGGCATCTGACCCAGGGCTCTGGACAGGGTGCCGACCCAGGGTTCTGGACAGGGTGCCGACCCAGGGTTCTGGCCAGGGTGCCGACCCAGGGTTCTGGCCCAGCACCCGACCACTGCGGCGGTGACCGGCGGGTCCCAGCCGCACGCATGCTCACGGGCGGTCCCCATTGGGGTGGGGGCCGCCCGTGAGCGCGCTCCCCGCGTGGCCCGGCGCACGCCGGGGGTCCTTCGGCGTCGCACCTCCGGGGTCCCCCACCGGCGTACCCGCGCCGTACTCCCGCCGTGCCCGCCTCGTGGCCGTCCCGTAACCGCACGGTTCCGCCGTGCGCGCGATCTGTGACCGGTATCACCGCTCCTGTGTGATCTGCGATTTAGGGACCCACGGCCCACGGGGATAACCTGCGAGACGGACATGCCGCGTGCCCGGCCACCGTGTACGCCTCCCTAGTGACAGCGCAGTCACGTTGCCCTCCGCGGCACTGCCCACGCAGACAACGAACCGCGAATCACTGAAAAGGGACGGACGCGCGTGGACCTGTTCGAGTACCAGGCGAGGGACCTCTTCGCCAAGCACGGTGTACCGGTGCTGGCCGGTGAAGTCATCGACACGCCTGAGGCGGCGCGCGAGGTGACCGAGCGTCTCGGCGGCAAGTCCGTCGTCAAGGCGCAGGTCAAGGTCGGCGGCCGCGGCAAGGCCGGCGGTGTCAAGGTCGCCTCCGACCCGGCCGACGCCGTCGAGAAGGCCGGCCAGATTCTCGGCATGGACATCAAGGGCCACACGGTCCACAAGGTGATGCTGGCCGAGCTCGCGCCGGAGATCGCCGAGGAGTACTACGTCTCGTACCTCCTCGACCGCACCAACCGCACCTTCCTGGCCATGGCCTCCGTCGAGGGCGGCATGGACATCGAGGAGGTCGCGGCCACCAAGCCCGAGGCCCTCGCCAAGATCCCGGTCGACGCCAACGAGGGCGTCACCGCCGAGAAGGCCCGCGAGATCGTCGAGGCCGCGAAGTTCCCGGCCGACGTGGCCGAGCAGGTCGCCGAGGTGCTGCAGACCCTCTGGAAGACCTTCGTCGCCGAGGACGCGCTCCTCGTCGAGGTCAACCCGCTCGCCAAGGTCGCCGACGGCAGCGTCCTCGCGCTCGACGGCAAGGTGTCGCTCGACGCCAACGCCGAGTTCCGCCAGCCGGAGCACGCGGCGCTCGAGGACAAGGACGCAGCCAACCCGCTCGAGGCTGCGGCCAAGGCCAAGGGCCTCAACTACGTCAAGCTCGACGGCGAGGTCGGCATCATCGGCAACGGCGCGGGTCTGGTCATGTCGACCCTCGACGTCGTCGCCTACGCAGGTGAGAACCACGCCGGCGTCAAGCCCGCCAACTTCCTCGACATCGGCGGTGGCGCCTCCGCCGAGGTCATGGCGAACGGCCTGGAGATCATCCTCGGCGACCCGGACGTCAAGTCCGTCTTCGTCAACGTCTTCGGCGGCATCACCGCGTGCGACGCGGTCGCCAACGGCATCGTGCAGGCCCTGGAGCTCCTCGAGTCCAAGGGCGAGGCCGTGACGAAGCCTCTGGTCGTGCGCCTCGACGGCAACAACGCGGAGCTGGGTCGGCAGATCCTGGACGACCGCAACCACCCGCTCGTGCAGCGTGTGGACACCATGGACGGCGCGGCCGACAAGGCCGCCGAGCTGGCTGCTGCCAAGTAACAAGGGACGAGGTCACAGACTCACCATGGCTATTTTCCTCACCAAGGAATCCAAGGTCATCGTCCAGGGCATGACCGGCTCCGAGGGCCAGAAGCACACCAAGCGCATGCTCGCTTCCGGCACGAACATCGTCGGTGGCGTGAACCCGCGCAAGGCGGGCACGACGGTCGACTTCGACGGCACCGAGATCCCCGTCTTCGGGTCGGTCAAGGAGGCCATCGAGCAGACCGGCGCCGACGTCACGGTCATCTTCGTCCCGGAGAAGTTCACCAAGGACGCGGTCATCGAGGCGATCGACGCCGAGATCGGCCTCGCGGTCGTCATCACCGAGGGCGTCGCGGTCCACGACACCGCGCAGTTCTGGGCGCACGCGGGCGCCAAGGGCAACAAGACCCGGATCATCGGCCCGAACTGCCCGGGTCTGATCACCCCCGGCCAGTCGAACGCCGGCATCATCCCGGCCGACATCACCAAGCCCGGCCGCATCGGTCTCGTGTCCAAGTCCGGCACGCTGACCTACCAGATGATGTACGAGCTGCGCGACATCGGCTTCTCCTCCTGCGTCGGCATCGGCGGTGACCCGATCATCGGCACCACCCACATCGACGCCCTGGAGGCCTTCGAGGCCGACCCGGACACCGACCTGATCGTGATGATCGGCGAGATCGGCGGCGACGCCGAGGAGCGTGCGGCCGACTTCATCAAGGCCAAGGTCACCAAGCCGGTCGTCGGCTACGTCGCCGGCTTCACCGCGCCCGAGGGCAAGACCATGGGCCACGCGGGCGCCATCGTCTCCGGCTCCTCCGGCACGGCGCAGGCCAAGAAGGAGGCCCTGGAGGCCGCCGGCGTGAAGGTCGGCAAGACGCCGACCGAGACGGCGAAGCTGGCGCGCGAGATCCTCGCCGGCTGAATGCGCTGACAGACGCTGACAGACACGGCAGGGGCCCGCATCCCGGGAGACCGGGGTGCGGGCCCCTGCCGTTCTTCCTGCCGTTCCTCGTGCCGTCTTCCTGCCGTTCTGCGGTTCCTCGCCGTCGCCGTTTCATCGGGCGGAGGGCAGCAGGCGCTCGGGACCCTTTCGCGGATGGTGCTCCAGCATGGTGCGCAGCTCGACGTCCTGCCTGGTGAAGGCCGGGGGGCCGAAGCGCGGCGCCACGCCGCCGACCGGCTCGCCGGGTGCCTGCCGCGGCTCGTAGTGACTCTGCGAGGTGGCCATCGCGACAGCTGCCGCCCCGAGGACCGCGGCGGTGAGCCCGATCGCGGCGCGCGTCCAGAACCGGGTGCGGCGCTCGCTGCCGGCCCGTACGGCACGGGCGGAGGCGAGCTCCGGTAGCGGCGCGTTGACGAGCAGATCGCCCAGCCGCTCCTGCAACTGCTCCGGCTCGGCCAGTTCGGGCATCAGCTCGGCCACGGCGGCGCGGGCGTGCATCAGGCGGCTGGCGGCGGCGGGGGTGCTCGCCTCGGTCTCGGCCGCCGTCTCGGGCAGGTCGAGGCCGAGCCCGTCGTAGAGGAGCAGCGTGCGGCGGTACATGGGCGGCAGGTCCAGCAGCGTCCCGCGCAGCGTCGGGCCGTCCGGGTCGGTGGCCGCCGTCGCGCCCGGATCGGTGGGTTCGGGGCGGCGGTGCGAGCGGCGGAGCCGGTGCCAGGGGGACATGGCGTACTCGTACGCCATCGCGCGCACCCAGCCGGCCGGGTCGCGGTCGACAGCGACCTCGGGCCAGCTCTCCCAGGCGATGTGGAAAGCGTGCTCGACGGCCTCCAGCGAGAACTCTCTGCGGCCGGTCAGCAGATGCACCTGGCGTACGAGGCCCGAGGCGGCGTGGCTGTACAGCTCGTCGAACGCCTGCTCGGGGGTGAGCGCCGGGACCGGGACCGGGGGCGGTGGCGGGGATGCCGCGTCGGGGCGGACTGGTGCGGACGGGTGGACCGCGGGCTCGTGCGGCTCCTCGGCCTCGGCGTCGGGCTCGGCGTCGGCGTCGGTCTCAGCCTCGGGTTCGTACGCCTGTGGAGGCTCCGGTGGCTGCGGGGCCGTGTCGGCCCGCTCGGCCCGCTCGGCCAGCTCGGTTCCGTCGATCTCGGCGGCCGGCTCGGCCCCTTGGGCCTCGGCCGCGAGCTCCGCCTCGTACGTGGCGAGGAGCTTCGCGTACGCCTCGCGCTTCCGCCCGCGCGGGTTGGTGCGGCCCGTCTCCCAGGATCTGATCGTCGCCCGGGTGACCCCGACGGCCTTGGCCACTTGCTCCTCGCTGAGCGCTTTGGCCTCCCGCAGCCTGCGCCGCTCTTTCGGGGAGGGCAACGGAGTGGCCGCGTTCGTGGACGAGTCCGTGGTGCTCGGTGTCTGCGTCATGAAGGGCCTCCCCGTCATGAAGGGCTCCCCTGGGTGAGGGGTCTGCACCAGGGCGAAAAGCGCATAAACGTATCTTGAGCGACACAACGGCCATTCGCCTGTTACATGGATAAAGCGCGTGTCGTTGGCAGCATGGCCGCGTGACCCAGATGACCGATCACGGCCCGACCCACGTGGCGGTGCACGGCGCCCGGCCGCCCGCCGCCGTGGCGACGGCGGCCGCCCTGCGAGGGGTGATCGCCGCCGGACTCGGGCTCGGCACGCTCGCCGCGCTCGTCATGCTGATGTGGATCAGTTCGCCCTACCCGGACAGCGGCCTCGGCGGCGCGCTGCACGTGGCGGCGGGACTGTGGCTCCTCGCGCACGGCACGGAGGTGGTCAGGGCCGAGACGCTCTCGGGCACGCCCGCGCCGGTCGGTCTCGTACCGCTGCTGCTGGTGGCGCTGCCCGTCTGGCTGGCGCACCGCGCCGCACGCGACGCGCTGGAGTCCGAGGTCGGCCCGCGGGCGTCGGCGGGCGTCGTCGTCTTCGGGGTGACCTGCGGATATCTGCTGGTGGCGATGGGCGCGGCGGTCTACTCGTCCGGTGGGCCGCTCGCCGCCGAGCCGCTCAGCGCGATGCTGCACCTGCCCGTACTGGTCACGCTTTCGGCGGCGGCCGGGGCGTGGACGGCGTGCGGCAGGCCGTACGGGCCGTTGCCGCGATGGCTGCCGGAAGGCGTGCGGGTCGCGCTCGCGCGCTCCCGCGTCGCCGTCGCGATCCGGGCGGCCAGCGTGGCGGGCGCGGTGCTCCTCGGCGGCGGCGCGCTGCTGTTCGCGGTGTCACTCGCGGGGCACCTGGGCGCGGCGCAGGAATCGGTCCTGCGGCTGGCGGTCGACTGGCCGGGGCGCTTCGCCGTGCTCCTGCTGGCGCTGGCGCTGATGCCGAATGCGGCCGTATGGGGGGCGTCGTACGGGCTCGGACCCGGCGTCGTGCTCGGTACGGGCGCGACGGCGACCCCCTTCGCGGTCGTGGGGGAGCCGGTGCTGCCGCACTTTCCGCTCCTGGCCGCGGTACCGGCGGAGAGCGGTCCGGGTACGCGGCTGACCTGGGCGTGCGCGGCGATGCCGGTGGTCGCGGGCGGGGTGGTCGCCTGGATCACGGCCCGCGCGGGCGCCGGCTCGGGCCCGCGCCGGGCGGCGGCCGCGTGGACACGCCGCGAGACGGCGCTGGCCGCCTTGCTCGGGGCGGTGCTGTGCGCGGCGCTGATGGCGGTGCTCGCGGGGGCGGCGGGGGGTGCGCTGGGTACGGGGCCGCTGGCATCGTTCGGGCCGGTGTGGTGGCTGACGGGGGTGGCGGCGCTGGTCTGGGTCGCCGTGGTGGGCGTGCCGGGGGCGCTGGTGCTGCACGCCTGGTGGCTGAGGGGCCTTCGGGGGGGTGCGCAGGGCGTCCAGCCGGACCGGGCTGCGGCGCGGGAGACCCGGTGGGCGGCGCTGAAGCGGGTGTGGGCGGGGCTGGTGGCGGCGATTCCGGCGTTGCCGTGGGTGGGGGCGGGCCGGGCCACGCCCTCGGATACGCCCCCGGATACGGCCCTGGACACGCCGCTGGAGGTGCCCGCGAAGACGCCTCCCGCGGCGCCGGATCCGAAGACGCCTCCAGAGCCCGAGGCGCTGGAACCTGAGGCGTCGGAACCGTCGGAACCGTCGGAACCGTCG from Streptomyces sp. FIT100 includes these protein-coding regions:
- a CDS encoding DUF5682 family protein, encoding MTGTATAAMPASPAAEPYPVSSAPGGEEGTGVRADADAAPSCDGGAAPGGRTDGGAPRSATASGGERQWPADGPLVLGVRHHGPGSARAVLRALDAVRPKAVLIEGPPEGDALLALAADEAMVPPVALLAHAVDDPGRAAFWPMAGFSPEWVAIRWALAHGVPVRFIDLPAAHSLALDPTWGDGEEDGEVHPDGEGDGRAAALRVDPIAVLAGTAGYDDPERWWEDVVEHRGVAARGATADGDPLAPFAVLGEAMAALRETYGRGGDARDLVREAHMRIRLRAARREFGDGVAVVCGAWHVPALTGRTGRTGRTGRTGNPTATADRALLKGLPKVRIEATWVPWTHRRLARLGAPPGRSPGGGYGAGIDSPGWYAHLFDAPDRPVERWMTKVAGLLRDEDRIVSSAHVIEAVRLAGTLAAMRGRPLAGLGETTDAVRAVMCDGSDVPLELIRDRLITGDVLGEVPEAAPAVPLQRDLARVQRTLRLKPELLERETELDLRKETDAARSRLLHRLRLLGVGWGTPAAGRGSTGTFRETWRLRWEPELYVKVAESGVWGTTVHSAATAKAESEAASATALADVTALAERCLLAGLPDALPVVMKALADRAALDADVGHLAQALPALARSLRYGDVRATDTAALGEVAAGLAQRICVGLPPACTGLDADGAAAMRGHLDGVHTAIGLLPGAAELSGRWADVLRRLALRDTVPGVIRGRAARLLLDDGRLADDEAARLVSLALSPGTPPADAAAWIEGFVGGASGGGMLLVHDERLLGLVDAWLTSVPAEALTDVLPLLRRTFSAYEPGVRRTLGELVRRGPVATGGGVPEGEAGAPGFGAGLDEERADAVLPVLRLILEGDHE
- a CDS encoding VWA domain-containing protein; translation: MTTARTTTAQATTAQTTTALTTAGSVAGPVADAADERLRRWRLVLGGEAWRSPQAEGSGGGTGCALTGTDAAMDGALGALYGTGSGQERTYGKRSAGLEGSAPSVARWLGDIRRYFPSSVVQVMQRDAIDRLGLSTLLLEPEMLEAVEADVHLVGTLLSLNKAMPETTKETARAVVRKVVEDLERRLATRTRATLTGALDRSARISRPRHHDIDWDRTIRANLKNYLPEYRTIVPERLIGYGRAAQTVKKDVVLCIDQSGSMAASVVYASVFGAVLASMRSIATRLVVFDTAVVDLTDQLDDPVDVLFGTQLGGGTDINRAIAYCQSQITRPADTVVVLISDLYEGGIRDEMLKRVAAMKASGVQFVALLALSDEGAPAYDREHAAALAALGAPAFACTPDLFPEIMAAAIEKRPLPVPAEG
- the sucC gene encoding ADP-forming succinate--CoA ligase subunit beta; this encodes MDLFEYQARDLFAKHGVPVLAGEVIDTPEAAREVTERLGGKSVVKAQVKVGGRGKAGGVKVASDPADAVEKAGQILGMDIKGHTVHKVMLAELAPEIAEEYYVSYLLDRTNRTFLAMASVEGGMDIEEVAATKPEALAKIPVDANEGVTAEKAREIVEAAKFPADVAEQVAEVLQTLWKTFVAEDALLVEVNPLAKVADGSVLALDGKVSLDANAEFRQPEHAALEDKDAANPLEAAAKAKGLNYVKLDGEVGIIGNGAGLVMSTLDVVAYAGENHAGVKPANFLDIGGGASAEVMANGLEIILGDPDVKSVFVNVFGGITACDAVANGIVQALELLESKGEAVTKPLVVRLDGNNAELGRQILDDRNHPLVQRVDTMDGAADKAAELAAAK
- the sucD gene encoding succinate--CoA ligase subunit alpha — its product is MAIFLTKESKVIVQGMTGSEGQKHTKRMLASGTNIVGGVNPRKAGTTVDFDGTEIPVFGSVKEAIEQTGADVTVIFVPEKFTKDAVIEAIDAEIGLAVVITEGVAVHDTAQFWAHAGAKGNKTRIIGPNCPGLITPGQSNAGIIPADITKPGRIGLVSKSGTLTYQMMYELRDIGFSSCVGIGGDPIIGTTHIDALEAFEADPDTDLIVMIGEIGGDAEERAADFIKAKVTKPVVGYVAGFTAPEGKTMGHAGAIVSGSSGTAQAKKEALEAAGVKVGKTPTETAKLAREILAG
- a CDS encoding helix-turn-helix domain-containing protein yields the protein MTQTPSTTDSSTNAATPLPSPKERRRLREAKALSEEQVAKAVGVTRATIRSWETGRTNPRGRKREAYAKLLATYEAELAAEAQGAEPAAEIDGTELAERAERADTAPQPPEPPQAYEPEAETDADAEPDAEAEEPHEPAVHPSAPVRPDAASPPPPPVPVPALTPEQAFDELYSHAASGLVRQVHLLTGRREFSLEAVEHAFHIAWESWPEVAVDRDPAGWVRAMAYEYAMSPWHRLRRSHRRPEPTDPGATAATDPDGPTLRGTLLDLPPMYRRTLLLYDGLGLDLPETAAETEASTPAAASRLMHARAAVAELMPELAEPEQLQERLGDLLVNAPLPELASARAVRAGSERRTRFWTRAAIGLTAAVLGAAAVAMATSQSHYEPRQAPGEPVGGVAPRFGPPAFTRQDVELRTMLEHHPRKGPERLLPSAR
- a CDS encoding DUF6350 family protein — translated: MTDHGPTHVAVHGARPPAAVATAAALRGVIAAGLGLGTLAALVMLMWISSPYPDSGLGGALHVAAGLWLLAHGTEVVRAETLSGTPAPVGLVPLLLVALPVWLAHRAARDALESEVGPRASAGVVVFGVTCGYLLVAMGAAVYSSGGPLAAEPLSAMLHLPVLVTLSAAAGAWTACGRPYGPLPRWLPEGVRVALARSRVAVAIRAASVAGAVLLGGGALLFAVSLAGHLGAAQESVLRLAVDWPGRFAVLLLALALMPNAAVWGASYGLGPGVVLGTGATATPFAVVGEPVLPHFPLLAAVPAESGPGTRLTWACAAMPVVAGGVVAWITARAGAGSGPRRAAAAWTRRETALAALLGAVLCAALMAVLAGAAGGALGTGPLASFGPVWWLTGVAALVWVAVVGVPGALVLHAWWLRGLRGGAQGVQPDRAAARETRWAALKRVWAGLVAAIPALPWVGAGRATPSDTPPDTALDTPLEVPAKTPPAAPDPKTPPEPEALEPEASEPSEPSEPSEPDVPEEAEALEEAEVPEEGEVPEAAAPEEVSEAWLVAEPDEPDEPDDIPAEPDRDDAAPPAPAPAPAPAPAPAPEADKADKTEKTDEAVGAVGADGRH